In Reichenbachiella agarivorans, one genomic interval encodes:
- a CDS encoding MarR family winged helix-turn-helix transcriptional regulator, translating into MRNQNDILWLENQLCFPLYAASRLTTKLYGPLLKTLDVTYPQYLVLLVLWEQNHQSVSAISKLLYLESNTLTPLLKRLEQKKLITRERSEADERTVIISLTNYGTALKKEALCIPSQLMANLQDHTTTEKEIKEFSNTLLKLLTVLDQKTSKLTI; encoded by the coding sequence ATGAGAAATCAAAATGATATATTGTGGTTGGAAAACCAACTCTGCTTTCCATTGTATGCTGCATCACGACTGACCACCAAGCTCTATGGCCCCTTGCTCAAAACCCTGGATGTGACCTATCCCCAGTATCTCGTATTGCTGGTTCTTTGGGAGCAGAACCACCAAAGCGTCAGTGCGATCAGCAAACTCTTGTACCTAGAATCCAATACGCTCACCCCCCTGCTCAAGAGGTTGGAGCAAAAGAAGTTGATCACTAGAGAACGCTCTGAAGCAGACGAAAGGACTGTGATCATTTCTTTAACAAACTATGGTACAGCACTAAAAAAAGAAGCCCTTTGTATCCCAAGTCAATTGATGGCCAACTTACAAGATCATACTACCACTGAAAAAGAAATCAAAGAATTTAGCAATACACTTTTGAAATTACTTACCGTTTTGGATCAAAAAACGAGTAAACTTACAATATAG
- the yidD gene encoding membrane protein insertion efficiency factor YidD → MKEILKKVAIIPILIYQYSISPLFPSSCRYSPTCSQYMKEAIMKHGVWKGMKLGFTRIGKCHPWGGSGYDPVP, encoded by the coding sequence ATGAAAGAAATTCTTAAAAAGGTAGCCATTATTCCTATACTGATCTATCAATACAGTATTTCACCTCTATTCCCCTCTTCGTGTAGGTATTCTCCCACCTGCTCGCAGTACATGAAGGAAGCAATCATGAAGCACGGTGTATGGAAGGGCATGAAATTGGGCTTCACAAGGATCGGAAAGTGTCACCCATGGGGAGGGAGTGGATATGATCCTGTCCCCTGA
- a CDS encoding glutathione peroxidase, translated as MNSTTFYNFSADNIKGQSIDMSTYKGKPVLVVNTASKCGLTPQFEGLENLYQSYKDQGLVILGFPCNQFGQQEPGNANETEEFCQINYGVSFPMFAKVEVNGESAHPIFKYLKSNLGSIFGSKIKWNFTKFLIDQNGKPVKRFAPITKPEKIASAIKKLL; from the coding sequence ATGAATTCAACAACATTTTATAACTTCTCAGCAGACAATATCAAAGGACAGTCAATCGATATGAGTACCTACAAGGGCAAACCTGTCTTGGTTGTCAATACAGCTAGCAAATGTGGTTTGACCCCACAGTTTGAAGGCTTAGAAAATTTGTACCAATCCTACAAAGATCAAGGGCTCGTTATTTTGGGATTCCCATGCAATCAATTCGGTCAACAAGAACCTGGAAACGCCAACGAGACCGAAGAATTTTGCCAAATCAACTATGGTGTGAGCTTTCCTATGTTTGCCAAAGTAGAGGTAAACGGCGAGTCTGCGCATCCGATTTTCAAATACTTGAAATCCAACTTGGGCAGCATATTTGGTAGCAAAATCAAATGGAACTTCACCAAATTCCTGATCGATCAAAATGGGAAACCCGTCAAACGCTTTGCCCCCATCACCAAGCCAGAGAAGATAGCATCAGCCATCAAAAAACTACTCTAA
- a CDS encoding DUF2200 domain-containing protein: protein MNTTDTHNQRMASMTFASVYPHYLTKVEKKGRTKEELDQVIEWLTGFHLQKINELIQEKVTFETFFQQATLHPNAHLITGMICGYRIEEIENPLTQKVRYLDKLVDELAKGRKMEKILRGL from the coding sequence ATGAACACAACCGATACTCACAATCAACGCATGGCTTCCATGACCTTTGCCTCCGTCTACCCGCATTATCTTACCAAAGTGGAAAAGAAAGGCAGAACCAAAGAAGAACTCGATCAGGTCATCGAATGGTTGACAGGCTTTCATCTCCAAAAAATAAATGAGCTGATACAAGAGAAAGTGACATTTGAAACCTTTTTTCAGCAAGCCACTCTCCACCCCAATGCACATCTGATCACTGGTATGATCTGTGGATACCGCATCGAAGAAATCGAGAATCCGTTGACACAAAAGGTGCGGTACCTAGACAAGCTGGTAGACGAACTGGCCAAAGGTAGAAAAATGGAGAAAATCTTGCGTGGTTTATAA
- a CDS encoding acetyl-CoA carboxylase carboxyltransferase subunit alpha, protein MLLEFEKPIADLEEKLQDMLQLAQTSNVDVSKTVKSLQTKIEELKIETFQNLTRWQRVQLSRHPDRPYTLDYIYELTDDFIEIHGDRNVKDDKAMVGGFGTIDGQSVMLIGQQKGRNTKQRQMRNFGMANPEGYRKALRLMKMAEKFNKPIVCLIDTPGAFPGLEAEERGQGEAIARNIKEMFMLKVPVICIIIGEGASGGAIGIGIGDRVLMMENTWYSVISPESCSSILWRSWEYKEQAAEALKLTATDMMGHKLIDGIIKEPLGGAHTDMKAAALELKKQILKDIKALSKVSVEGRISQRIEKFSDMGAYAS, encoded by the coding sequence ATGCTATTAGAATTCGAAAAACCTATTGCTGACCTAGAAGAAAAGTTGCAAGATATGCTTCAATTGGCTCAAACCAGTAATGTGGATGTTTCTAAAACTGTAAAATCGCTTCAAACCAAAATAGAAGAGTTGAAGATAGAAACTTTTCAAAACCTGACGAGATGGCAAAGAGTTCAGCTATCCAGACACCCAGACAGACCCTATACTTTAGACTACATATATGAGTTGACGGACGATTTCATCGAGATACACGGAGATCGCAACGTCAAGGATGACAAAGCCATGGTCGGTGGGTTTGGTACCATTGATGGTCAATCCGTGATGCTGATCGGTCAACAAAAGGGTAGAAATACCAAGCAAAGACAAATGCGTAACTTTGGAATGGCCAATCCAGAAGGGTACAGAAAGGCACTTCGCTTGATGAAAATGGCCGAAAAATTTAATAAGCCCATCGTTTGTTTGATTGATACTCCAGGTGCATTTCCAGGTTTAGAAGCTGAAGAAAGAGGCCAAGGCGAAGCAATCGCTCGAAATATCAAAGAAATGTTTATGCTCAAAGTGCCAGTGATTTGCATCATCATCGGTGAGGGAGCATCTGGTGGAGCGATTGGTATCGGTATCGGAGACAGAGTACTCATGATGGAAAATACCTGGTATTCGGTGATCTCTCCAGAATCTTGTTCGTCCATTCTTTGGAGAAGTTGGGAATATAAGGAGCAAGCTGCAGAAGCATTAAAGCTCACAGCTACAGATATGATGGGTCATAAGTTGATCGATGGGATCATCAAGGAGCCACTAGGTGGTGCGCATACTGACATGAAGGCCGCTGCTTTGGAATTGAAAAAGCAGATTTTGAAGGATATCAAAGCCCTCAGTAAAGTGTCTGTAGAGGGAAGAATCAGTCAACGTATCGAGAAGTTCAGTGATATGGGTGCTTACGCATCTTAA
- the fmt gene encoding methionyl-tRNA formyltransferase — translation MKIVFMGTPEFAVPSLQILVENGFDVVGVITAPDKPKGRGKKLQGTPVKDYAESVGLSILQPTNLKSAEFIEELKSLRADLQIVVAFRMLPEQVWDMPPKGTFNLHASLLPQYRGAAPINWAIINGEKETGATTFFLQHEIDTGNVIDQIKEPIHDEDSVGELYERLMHNGAKLVLSTVQQIVKGEVVTKPQMESAELKAAPKIHKETCEINWNQPSEQIRNFVRGLSPYPAAWTQWNDKNFKIYKVAHSTDAIDQSLYPGQIQTDGKNRLSVKTSNGFLDILEIQMEGKKRMGIQDLLRGYNFV, via the coding sequence ATGAAGATTGTTTTTATGGGTACGCCAGAATTTGCCGTACCTAGTTTGCAGATATTGGTAGAAAACGGTTTTGATGTCGTGGGTGTAATCACGGCTCCAGACAAACCCAAAGGTAGAGGCAAAAAGCTACAAGGAACTCCTGTGAAAGACTATGCAGAGAGTGTAGGGCTTAGCATCCTACAACCTACCAACCTGAAATCTGCAGAGTTTATCGAAGAGTTGAAGTCACTGAGGGCAGACCTTCAGATCGTGGTGGCTTTTAGGATGTTGCCAGAGCAGGTTTGGGATATGCCGCCCAAAGGCACTTTCAATCTTCACGCCTCATTGTTGCCCCAATACCGTGGTGCTGCACCCATCAATTGGGCGATCATCAATGGTGAGAAGGAGACAGGTGCAACGACATTTTTCCTTCAGCATGAGATCGATACAGGCAATGTGATTGATCAAATCAAAGAACCTATCCATGACGAGGATTCGGTAGGTGAGCTATACGAACGACTGATGCACAATGGTGCAAAATTGGTTCTGAGTACTGTACAGCAGATAGTCAAAGGAGAAGTTGTCACCAAACCACAAATGGAGTCTGCGGAACTAAAAGCTGCCCCCAAAATCCACAAGGAAACTTGTGAAATCAACTGGAATCAACCGTCCGAGCAGATCAGGAATTTTGTCAGGGGACTGTCTCCTTACCCTGCTGCATGGACACAGTGGAACGACAAGAATTTCAAAATATACAAAGTGGCACACTCCACCGATGCAATTGATCAATCATTGTACCCAGGTCAAATCCAAACGGACGGAAAAAACCGTTTGAGTGTGAAAACCAGCAATGGTTTTTTGGATATACTTGAAATCCAGATGGAAGGAAAGAAGAGAATGGGGATTCAGGATTTGCTGAGAGGTTATAATTTTGTTTGA
- a CDS encoding fatty acid desaturase — MEKKNGFYWSDEREPHFNRRKEILAKYPQVRDLFGIDKGLKFKTLALVVFQLVSAPFIAELAWYWYLPLAYLIGASVSHTLFLAIHEISHDLAFKSRVANNWLALVANIPILFPYAMTFRTYHLKHHWEQGDVKNDTDLPTDGERKVFQGFVGKLLWATNQILFYALRPMFVHPIKYEKWHKINVVFQLAVIAVYWYFVGTGAIVYLLISIFLAGSLHPLAGHFIAEHYVFKEGQETYSYYGPLNIFALNVGYHNEHHDFPNVPGTRLPEVKKTAPDFYDHLFTHKSWSKVIIQFIANPMITLGSRVRRQR; from the coding sequence TTGGAAAAGAAAAACGGTTTTTACTGGTCAGACGAAAGAGAGCCTCATTTTAACAGAAGAAAGGAGATTCTTGCCAAATACCCACAAGTACGTGATCTATTTGGGATTGACAAAGGATTGAAGTTTAAGACTTTGGCACTGGTAGTTTTTCAATTGGTGAGTGCTCCATTTATTGCTGAGTTGGCTTGGTATTGGTATCTACCTTTGGCCTATTTGATAGGCGCGTCGGTGAGTCATACTTTGTTTTTGGCTATCCATGAGATCAGTCATGACTTGGCTTTCAAGAGCCGAGTGGCAAATAATTGGTTGGCTTTGGTTGCCAATATTCCTATTTTGTTTCCCTATGCGATGACATTTAGAACCTATCACCTCAAGCACCATTGGGAGCAAGGGGATGTCAAAAATGATACAGATCTACCAACAGACGGAGAGCGCAAAGTATTTCAAGGATTTGTAGGTAAGTTGCTATGGGCCACCAATCAAATTCTGTTTTATGCCCTGAGGCCGATGTTTGTACACCCTATCAAGTACGAAAAGTGGCACAAAATCAACGTGGTATTTCAATTGGCTGTGATTGCGGTATATTGGTACTTTGTGGGTACGGGGGCAATAGTCTATCTGCTGATCAGTATATTTCTTGCAGGTAGTTTACATCCATTGGCTGGGCATTTCATTGCGGAACACTATGTGTTCAAAGAAGGGCAGGAGACTTATTCTTACTATGGTCCATTGAACATCTTTGCCTTGAATGTCGGGTATCATAATGAGCACCATGATTTTCCTAATGTACCAGGTACAAGATTGCCAGAGGTGAAAAAGACGGCTCCAGATTTTTACGATCATTTGTTCACACACAAGTCTTGGTCCAAGGTCATTATTCAGTTCATCGCCAATCCTATGATTACGCTGGGTAGTCGTGTGAGGAGACAGAGATAA
- a CDS encoding rhamnogalacturonan acetylesterase gives MKTNTFYSSGLLLILLVVFSGFFSMKKKPVSIYLIGDSTMADYTDNYDEGKDYYKTRYPITGWGQVFQEQFDGCDLSSFQALFKADSVIVKDHARGGRSTRTFFQEARWRKVYDQLEKGDLVLIQFGHNDAAQGKTERYVDIQGYQEFLRLYVSQTRAKGAIPIILTPVCRNYPWEMGHLQNVHGEYPQAAKDIALEMNTHLIDLNQLSMDAFSKKGEPYVTTNYFLNLAAGQYEAYPDGKSDNTHFQPEGAKAVATLVFEALKTLR, from the coding sequence ATGAAGACCAATACATTTTATTCCAGTGGCCTACTCCTCATTCTCCTAGTCGTGTTCAGTGGTTTTTTCTCTATGAAGAAAAAACCTGTCAGCATTTATCTTATTGGAGACTCTACGATGGCAGACTATACGGACAATTATGATGAAGGCAAAGATTACTACAAAACCCGTTACCCTATCACAGGCTGGGGACAGGTATTTCAAGAGCAGTTTGACGGATGCGACCTGAGCTCATTTCAAGCGCTGTTTAAGGCTGATTCGGTGATCGTCAAAGATCATGCAAGAGGTGGGCGGAGTACACGCACATTTTTTCAAGAAGCGAGATGGCGCAAGGTATATGATCAACTGGAAAAAGGAGATTTGGTACTCATCCAGTTTGGTCACAATGATGCTGCCCAAGGCAAAACAGAGCGCTACGTTGATATCCAAGGTTACCAAGAATTCTTGCGACTCTACGTTTCACAAACCAGGGCCAAGGGAGCCATTCCGATCATTTTGACACCCGTATGTCGAAACTATCCTTGGGAAATGGGACATCTGCAAAATGTGCATGGTGAGTATCCACAAGCAGCCAAGGATATTGCCCTAGAGATGAACACCCACTTGATTGATTTGAACCAGTTATCAATGGACGCCTTTAGCAAAAAAGGAGAGCCATACGTCACCACAAACTATTTCTTGAATCTAGCCGCAGGTCAATACGAAGCGTATCCAGATGGCAAATCTGACAACACGCATTTCCAACCAGAGGGAGCCAAAGCTGTGGCGACACTGGTGTTTGAAGCTTTGAAAACTCTCCGATGA
- a CDS encoding 1-acyl-sn-glycerol-3-phosphate acyltransferase — protein MARLLFIAVFKLIGWRIDGNLSAGLKKCVLIIAPHTSNWDFVLGVVSRTICGFKANYLIKKEFFRFKPLAWFFTYTGGIPVDRKNKKVDLVGSVVEKFESRDSLVLTITPEGTRSYVEEWKTGFYRIAWRAKVPIVLVGFDYSKKLVKFIEEFEPTGNMEEDIIYIKNQYRDVKGKHPELGVR, from the coding sequence ATGGCACGACTGCTTTTTATAGCTGTATTCAAATTGATCGGTTGGAGAATTGACGGTAACCTGTCAGCAGGGCTGAAAAAGTGTGTCCTTATTATCGCCCCTCATACCAGCAACTGGGACTTTGTTTTGGGCGTTGTTTCTAGAACAATTTGTGGATTCAAAGCCAATTACCTGATCAAAAAGGAATTTTTTAGATTCAAACCCTTGGCGTGGTTCTTTACCTATACGGGTGGAATACCTGTGGATCGTAAAAACAAGAAGGTCGATCTGGTAGGGAGTGTAGTAGAGAAATTTGAGTCTAGGGACTCATTGGTATTGACGATCACTCCAGAGGGTACACGATCGTATGTGGAAGAATGGAAAACAGGTTTCTATAGAATTGCATGGAGAGCCAAGGTACCTATCGTGTTGGTAGGCTTTGATTACAGTAAAAAACTCGTCAAATTCATTGAAGAGTTTGAGCCAACTGGCAACATGGAAGAGGATATAATTTATATCAAGAATCAATACCGTGATGTGAAAGGTAAGCATCCTGAGTTGGGTGTGCGTTGA
- a CDS encoding PspC domain-containing protein, producing MKVLQDFLEKHAFGVCNRLGEKLRIPSSSIRLFFIYISFLTFGSPLIVYVVLAFVMNFRKHLRRRHSLWYY from the coding sequence ATGAAGGTACTTCAAGATTTTTTGGAAAAACATGCTTTTGGTGTTTGTAATAGACTAGGGGAGAAGTTGAGAATACCTTCGTCTAGTATTCGTCTTTTCTTCATATATATATCATTTCTAACCTTTGGTAGTCCTCTGATTGTCTATGTAGTATTGGCTTTTGTGATGAACTTCCGAAAGCATCTAAGAAGAAGACATTCTCTCTGGTATTATTGA
- a CDS encoding dihydrofolate reductase, translating into MKIAMIAAMSTNRVIGINNDLPWHLPDDMKYFMETTKHHCVVMGRKNYESLPPKFRPLPDRTNLVVTRQSDYEAPGCELFKNIEATVDFAKQRGEELLFIIGGGQIYKQGINIADTIYLTEIDAVIEGGEVFFPELDSSWVEVSRQHHAADDRHKYSFDFVKYEKA; encoded by the coding sequence ATGAAAATAGCCATGATAGCTGCCATGTCAACCAACCGAGTGATCGGAATCAATAACGATTTGCCATGGCATTTGCCAGATGATATGAAGTACTTCATGGAAACTACCAAACACCATTGTGTAGTGATGGGGAGAAAAAACTATGAGTCATTGCCTCCCAAATTTCGTCCTCTGCCAGACAGAACAAATTTGGTAGTGACCCGCCAATCTGACTATGAGGCTCCAGGATGTGAGTTGTTTAAAAACATCGAAGCAACGGTAGATTTTGCGAAGCAAAGAGGAGAGGAACTGCTTTTTATCATTGGCGGTGGACAGATCTACAAGCAGGGGATAAACATAGCAGACACAATTTATCTCACTGAGATCGATGCAGTTATAGAAGGAGGGGAAGTGTTTTTTCCTGAGTTGGATAGCAGCTGGGTAGAGGTGTCTCGTCAACATCACGCTGCAGATGACAGACATAAGTATTCTTTTGATTTTGTAAAATACGAAAAGGCATGA
- a CDS encoding SDR family oxidoreductase, with protein MRYFEGKNIWIVGASSGLGEGLATFLSDIDCTLILSSRRVEELERVKKHNEGKKASIEIAPLDLANPAQIDSCVQEVENRVGHIDILVQSGGISQRDTVLKTSMDVQRKIMEVNYFGAIHLSRAVLPKMVKRQSGLHVVVTSAVGIISTPFRSGYSASKHALHGFYDAMRAEHHQDNVKVTLLCPGYVHTNISYNALMGDGSQQQKLDNAQANGLSVAQFCKIATKAIAAEKEEVYIGGFKEVMGIYVKRFFPSLFSRIVRKIAVT; from the coding sequence ATGAGATACTTTGAAGGGAAAAATATTTGGATCGTAGGAGCATCTAGTGGATTAGGAGAAGGCTTAGCTACTTTTTTGAGTGATATTGATTGCACGCTGATCCTGTCGTCTCGCAGAGTGGAGGAGTTGGAAAGAGTGAAAAAGCACAATGAAGGAAAGAAAGCAAGCATAGAAATTGCTCCCTTGGATCTCGCCAATCCTGCACAAATCGATAGTTGTGTACAGGAAGTAGAAAATAGAGTAGGGCATATTGACATACTGGTACAAAGTGGTGGAATCAGCCAACGGGACACAGTGCTCAAGACCTCAATGGATGTACAGCGCAAGATCATGGAGGTCAACTATTTTGGAGCGATTCATCTATCTAGGGCAGTATTGCCAAAGATGGTAAAGAGACAATCTGGACTGCATGTGGTTGTGACCAGTGCAGTGGGGATCATCAGTACGCCATTTAGGTCAGGGTATTCTGCATCCAAACATGCCTTGCATGGATTCTATGATGCCATGCGTGCAGAGCATCACCAAGACAATGTGAAGGTGACTCTGTTGTGTCCTGGATATGTACATACCAATATCTCCTACAATGCCCTGATGGGAGATGGATCACAGCAACAAAAGCTAGACAATGCACAGGCCAACGGTCTATCAGTAGCGCAATTCTGCAAGATCGCAACGAAAGCAATTGCGGCTGAAAAGGAAGAGGTGTACATCGGTGGATTCAAAGAAGTGATGGGTATCTATGTCAAGCGTTTCTTCCCAAGTTTGTTCTCACGCATCGTGCGGAAAATAGCCGTGACTTGA